In Geobacter anodireducens, a genomic segment contains:
- the pyrG gene encoding CTP synthetase (CTP synthase; cytidine triphosphate synthetase; catalyzes the ATP-dependent amination of UTP to CTP with either L-glutamine or ammonia as the source of nitrogen; in Escherichia coli this enzyme forms a homotetramer): MKTKFIFVTGGVVSSIGKGLASASLGALLESRGLRVTMQKLDPYINVDPGTMSPFQHGEVFVTDDGAETDLDLGHYERYTSARLSKRSNFTTGQVYFSVIEKERRGDYLGGTVQVIPHITDEIKHKILENAKGADVAIVEIGGTVGDIESLPFLEAIRQFKADRGVGNVLYLHVTLVPHIKTAGELKTKPTQHSVKELREIGIQPDILICRCEMELPRDMKAKIALFCNVEEKAVITSTDAEHIYAVPLALHKEGLDEQVVEKLNIWTKAPDLSPWHSVVEKLRSPLRGEVRIAIVGKYVNLTESYKSLSEALTHGGIANDCRVALTYLDSERIESEGVGSAFDDVDAILVPGGFGERGTEGKIKAIEYARTRKIPFFGICLGMQMAVVEYARNVCGLDDACSSEFRPDCTHPVISLMEEQRDIDRLGGTMRLGAYPCSLTKGTFAQKAYGSLEISERHRHRYEYNNVFRETLVANGLVISGLYKEGDLVEIVEVADHPWFLGCQFHPEFKSKPLNPHPLFRAFIAAAIEQRDKRR; encoded by the coding sequence ATGAAAACCAAGTTCATCTTCGTAACCGGCGGCGTCGTGTCCTCCATCGGCAAAGGGCTTGCCTCGGCGTCGCTCGGGGCACTGCTGGAGTCCCGCGGTCTGCGGGTCACCATGCAGAAGCTGGACCCTTACATCAATGTCGACCCCGGCACCATGTCGCCGTTCCAGCACGGCGAGGTCTTTGTCACCGACGATGGTGCCGAGACCGATCTCGATCTGGGGCACTACGAGCGGTACACCTCAGCCCGTCTCTCCAAACGGAGCAATTTCACCACGGGTCAGGTCTACTTTTCGGTCATTGAAAAGGAACGGCGCGGCGATTACCTGGGTGGGACCGTGCAGGTCATTCCCCACATCACCGACGAGATCAAGCACAAGATCCTGGAGAACGCCAAGGGGGCCGATGTGGCCATCGTGGAGATCGGAGGAACGGTCGGCGATATCGAGTCGCTTCCGTTCCTGGAGGCGATCCGTCAATTCAAGGCAGACCGGGGGGTAGGGAATGTCCTTTACCTTCATGTGACCCTTGTGCCGCACATCAAGACAGCCGGCGAACTGAAAACCAAGCCGACCCAGCACTCGGTCAAGGAACTGCGGGAGATCGGCATTCAGCCCGATATCCTCATCTGCCGCTGCGAGATGGAGCTGCCCCGGGACATGAAGGCCAAGATCGCCCTGTTCTGCAATGTGGAAGAGAAGGCGGTCATCACCTCCACCGACGCGGAACACATCTACGCGGTGCCCCTGGCGCTTCACAAGGAAGGTCTCGATGAGCAAGTGGTCGAAAAACTGAACATCTGGACCAAAGCGCCTGATCTCAGCCCCTGGCACAGCGTCGTGGAGAAGCTTCGCTCGCCCCTGAGGGGAGAGGTCCGCATTGCCATCGTGGGCAAGTATGTCAATCTCACCGAGTCGTACAAGTCCCTGTCCGAGGCCCTTACCCACGGCGGAATCGCCAACGACTGCCGGGTGGCTCTCACCTATCTGGATTCCGAGCGGATCGAGAGCGAAGGGGTCGGTAGCGCCTTTGACGACGTAGATGCCATCCTGGTGCCGGGTGGCTTCGGCGAACGGGGAACCGAGGGCAAGATCAAGGCCATCGAATATGCCCGCACCCGGAAGATTCCGTTCTTCGGCATCTGTCTCGGCATGCAGATGGCGGTGGTGGAGTACGCCCGCAACGTTTGCGGGCTCGACGATGCCTGTTCCAGCGAGTTCCGTCCCGATTGCACCCACCCGGTCATCAGCCTGATGGAGGAGCAACGCGACATCGACCGGTTGGGCGGCACCATGCGGCTCGGTGCCTATCCCTGCAGCCTCACCAAGGGGACCTTTGCCCAGAAGGCATACGGTTCACTGGAAATATCAGAGCGGCACCGCCACCGCTACGAGTACAACAATGTCTTCCGCGAGACCCTTGTGGCCAACGGCCTCGTCATTTCGGGGCTCTACAAGGAAGGAGACCTGGTGGAGATCGTGGAGGTCGCCGATCATCCCTGGTTCCTCGGCTGCCAGTTCCACCCGGAGTTCAAGTCGAAGCCGCTCAACCCTCATCCTCTGTTCAGGGCGTTCATCGCAGCAGCCATTGAACAGAGGGACAAAAGGCGATAG
- a CDS encoding 3-deoxy-8-phosphooctulonate synthase, giving the protein MTREITIGSVKIGGDRPLVLIAGPCVIENEAATLRCAERLMTICNGVSLSLVFKASYDKANRTSVTSFRGPGMQEGLRILQKVKDSLGIPVISDIHSIEQVKPAAEVLDIIQVPAFLCRQTDLVVEVGRTNRVVNVKKGQFMAPWDMENVVGKILSTGNERIILTERGVSFGYNNLVSDMRSLPIMRRIGFPVVFDATHSVQLPGGQGGSSGGQREFVEYLSRAAVATGIDGIFMEVHEDPDKALCDGPNSVRLDDLPALLKKLKAIDAIVK; this is encoded by the coding sequence ATGACCAGAGAAATTACCATAGGCTCCGTAAAGATTGGGGGCGATCGTCCGCTGGTGCTCATAGCCGGTCCCTGCGTGATCGAAAACGAGGCGGCAACCCTGCGCTGCGCCGAGCGCCTGATGACCATCTGCAACGGCGTATCCCTGTCGCTCGTGTTCAAGGCATCCTATGACAAGGCGAATCGCACGTCGGTTACCTCGTTCCGCGGCCCCGGTATGCAGGAGGGGCTGCGCATTCTCCAGAAGGTGAAAGACTCCCTCGGTATCCCGGTCATCTCGGACATCCACTCAATCGAGCAGGTAAAGCCGGCCGCCGAGGTACTCGACATCATCCAGGTTCCCGCGTTTCTCTGCCGCCAGACCGACTTGGTGGTGGAAGTCGGCCGGACGAACCGGGTGGTCAATGTCAAGAAGGGGCAGTTCATGGCCCCTTGGGACATGGAGAACGTGGTCGGCAAGATCCTGTCGACCGGCAATGAGCGCATCATCCTGACTGAGCGCGGGGTATCGTTCGGTTACAACAATCTCGTTTCCGACATGCGGAGTCTCCCCATCATGCGCCGCATCGGCTTCCCGGTGGTCTTCGACGCAACCCACAGCGTTCAACTACCCGGCGGCCAGGGCGGTTCCTCAGGCGGACAGCGCGAGTTCGTGGAGTACCTGTCCCGGGCCGCGGTCGCCACCGGAATCGACGGTATCTTCATGGAAGTCCACGAAGACCCGGACAAGGCCCTGTGCGACGGCCCCAACTCGGTGAGGCTCGACGATCTGCCCGCGCTGCTCAAGAAGCTGAAGGCAATCGACGCCATCGTGAAATAG
- a CDS encoding D-arabinose 5-phosphate isomerase: protein MILEEARKVIRVEAAALMRLADSIDGEFEKALRLILDTRGRVVVTGMGKSGLIGQKIASTMASTGTPALFLHPAEGVHGDLGMIMKGDVVIAISNSGETEEVVRILPIIKRLGAALVSMSGNASSTLAKAGDVFLDISVAEEACPLGLAPTASTTATLAMGDALAVALLIERGFRPEDFALFHPGGSLGKKLLLTVEDLMHSGDAVPLVDTATPIRDALFVITAKGLGITGVCAEDGSLVGVVTDGDLRRSLGKGVDVLNQAAGEIMTRNPKRINRSELAAKALQVMESHSITSLFVFDDAAANRPVGIIHLHDLLRAGLA, encoded by the coding sequence ATGATTCTTGAAGAAGCGCGAAAAGTCATACGGGTCGAAGCAGCAGCACTCATGCGCCTTGCCGATTCCATCGACGGCGAGTTTGAAAAGGCGTTGCGCCTCATTCTCGACACCCGCGGACGGGTTGTCGTTACCGGCATGGGGAAGTCGGGGCTCATCGGCCAGAAAATAGCCTCAACCATGGCGTCCACTGGCACGCCGGCCCTGTTCCTTCACCCGGCGGAAGGGGTTCATGGCGACCTGGGGATGATCATGAAGGGGGACGTGGTCATTGCCATCTCCAACAGCGGTGAAACCGAAGAGGTGGTGCGCATCCTGCCGATCATCAAGCGACTCGGTGCTGCCCTCGTTTCCATGTCGGGCAATGCCTCGTCCACGCTTGCCAAGGCGGGCGACGTGTTCCTCGATATTTCGGTTGCCGAGGAGGCCTGCCCCCTCGGTCTGGCCCCCACCGCATCCACCACCGCAACCCTTGCCATGGGTGATGCACTTGCGGTGGCTCTCCTCATTGAGCGCGGGTTCAGGCCCGAAGATTTCGCCCTGTTCCACCCGGGCGGCTCCCTGGGAAAGAAACTTCTCCTCACGGTGGAAGACCTGATGCATTCGGGCGACGCCGTGCCGCTGGTGGACACTGCCACGCCGATCCGCGACGCCCTGTTCGTCATCACGGCCAAAGGGCTCGGCATCACCGGCGTCTGCGCGGAAGACGGCTCCCTGGTGGGGGTGGTCACCGACGGGGACCTGCGCCGCTCTCTCGGCAAGGGGGTCGATGTCCTTAATCAGGCCGCCGGGGAGATCATGACCCGCAATCCAAAGAGAATCAATCGTTCCGAGCTGGCTGCCAAGGCTCTCCAGGTAATGGAGTCCCACTCCATAACGTCCCTGTTCGTCTTCGACGATGCGGCCGCTAACCGGCCGGTGGGGATCATTCACCTCCATGACCTGTTGCGGGCGGGCTTGGCATGA
- a CDS encoding phenylphosphate carboxylase subunit delta, with the protein MNGRLAGIRLLLLDVDGVMTDGRIIFDSNGVESKFFNVKDGHGIKMIQRAGIQVGIISGRQSVVVANRAAELDIPILFQKAIDKLAPYGEILSATGLEDSQVAFVGDDVIDIPVLRRVGFAAAPADAVPEVLPFVHFITRNRGGWGAVREVCDLLLRAQGKWDEITARYYR; encoded by the coding sequence ATGAACGGGCGCCTTGCCGGGATCAGGCTGTTGCTGCTCGATGTGGACGGCGTCATGACCGATGGCCGGATCATCTTCGACTCCAACGGGGTGGAAAGCAAATTCTTCAACGTCAAGGACGGCCACGGCATCAAGATGATTCAGCGGGCCGGCATTCAGGTGGGGATCATTTCGGGCCGGCAGTCGGTGGTGGTTGCCAATCGGGCCGCAGAGCTGGATATCCCGATACTCTTTCAGAAGGCCATCGACAAGCTGGCACCGTACGGGGAGATTCTCAGTGCCACCGGCCTGGAGGACTCGCAGGTCGCCTTTGTGGGTGACGATGTGATCGATATTCCGGTGCTGCGGCGGGTCGGCTTTGCCGCCGCCCCCGCCGATGCCGTCCCGGAAGTGCTGCCGTTCGTGCATTTCATTACCCGCAATCGCGGCGGCTGGGGAGCCGTCCGCGAGGTCTGCGATCTCCTTCTCAGGGCCCAGGGAAAGTGGGACGAGATCACCGCACGCTATTACCGCTAG